A genomic segment from Streptosporangium roseum DSM 43021 encodes:
- a CDS encoding ABC transporter substrate-binding protein: MWTSRRRTRAAVAVAALSVAALTAACGGAATGTGKTTTAAAAAGSGGGGAVLKIKDPGNAGPLAVAKKEGILEKRLAEIGAKVEWGGSYASFTATIDAVRSGSINVLEGAISPVLGYLANSKDIKIFAFTDPVTDPAAPQTDGLVVKPDSPVKSVKDLAGKQVAVNKGGRGEYLLLLALQEAGVPADQVKRVYLNPDQGASAFATGKVDAWWAIVRAYPEVVAKGARVLVHGRDLPDKDLNMQAARVELLKEHPEVVRVYFKVLQELTAEARQNPERFQNVFLTQGPTAVSGPRLAEEVAKARYANVPRFATAADGAFVTDVAGIFQKYGVLPGTVNPGDVILDLKPAA, translated from the coding sequence ATGTGGACATCTCGTCGACGGACACGCGCCGCGGTCGCGGTCGCGGCACTTTCGGTCGCGGCGCTCACCGCCGCCTGCGGAGGCGCCGCGACCGGCACCGGCAAGACGACGACAGCGGCGGCAGCAGCGGGGAGCGGGGGCGGCGGGGCCGTACTCAAGATCAAGGATCCGGGGAACGCGGGGCCGCTGGCGGTGGCGAAGAAGGAGGGGATCCTCGAGAAGCGGCTGGCCGAGATCGGGGCGAAGGTCGAGTGGGGCGGATCGTACGCCTCGTTCACCGCCACGATCGACGCGGTCCGCTCCGGATCGATCAACGTGCTGGAGGGGGCCATCTCGCCCGTCCTCGGCTACCTCGCCAACAGCAAAGACATCAAGATCTTCGCCTTCACCGACCCGGTGACCGACCCGGCCGCACCGCAGACCGACGGGCTCGTCGTCAAGCCCGACAGCCCGGTCAAGAGCGTCAAGGACCTGGCCGGCAAGCAGGTCGCGGTCAACAAGGGCGGGCGCGGGGAGTATCTGCTGCTGCTGGCCCTGCAGGAGGCGGGGGTCCCCGCCGACCAGGTCAAGCGGGTCTACCTCAACCCCGATCAGGGCGCCTCGGCCTTCGCCACCGGCAAGGTGGACGCCTGGTGGGCGATCGTCCGGGCCTATCCGGAGGTGGTCGCCAAGGGGGCGAGGGTCCTCGTGCACGGCCGGGACCTGCCGGACAAGGACCTCAACATGCAGGCCGCCCGGGTGGAACTGCTGAAGGAGCACCCCGAGGTGGTCCGCGTCTACTTCAAGGTCCTGCAGGAGCTCACCGCCGAGGCCAGGCAGAACCCGGAGAGGTTCCAGAACGTCTTCCTCACCCAGGGGCCGACCGCCGTCTCCGGGCCGCGTCTGGCCGAGGAGGTCGCCAAGGCCAGGTACGCCAACGTGCCCCGCTTCGCCACCGCCGCCGACGGCGCGTTCGTGACCGACGTGGCCGGGATCTTCCAGAAGTACGGCGTGCTGCCGGGCACGGTGAATCCCGGCGACGTCATCCTCGACCTGAAGCCGGCGGCATGA